The Diceros bicornis minor isolate mBicDic1 chromosome 19, mDicBic1.mat.cur, whole genome shotgun sequence genome contains the following window.
GGGGGTGGTCACAAAAGCCCTCCCCAGGAAGGTGGTATCGAGGCAAAGatctgggggaagggagggtgggTGATGTGGGTGTCTGGGGGAAGAGGAATCTCATGGGGGAAGCAGAAGGTCAAGGCCGGGCTTGGGGGGTGAGCCTGGGGTTGGAGGGGCCGTGAGGAGCCCATGAGGCTGGAACAGGCAAGCAAGGTGGGCGGggggtgagggagtgagagaggtgGTGCCGGGGCCACGGTACCCTGGGGCCAGAGGAGGGGACTAAGCTATCTCTCTGAGCCATGGAGGGGCTGAGCAGAGGCGGGACAGGGTCTGATTCATGTTCTCAGGGTCCCTCTGGCTGTGTGTACAAAATGGACTGTAGGGACCAGAGAGCCCAGGGAGGGCGTGCCAGCAAGAGAGGATGGGGGCTGGACCAGGTGGGGGCAGTGGACCTAGGAGAAGTGGTTTGATTCTGGAATTGTTTTAAATGGAGAGCCAACGGGATATCCTGAGGATTATATGGGAGGTGGCAGGAGGAGGCCAAGTCTCCTGTCCAGAGCGAGGGGAAAGGTGGGATTGCCGATGGCTGAGAAGGGAAACCACAGGCAGGTGGGTGTGCAGGAGAAATCAGGAGCCCAAAGAGACCAGATCTTATTGTTGCTGCCACAGAAAAGAAACGATAATTATGTGGCGTGTTAGAGGTGCTGGCTAATGCTACAGCGATACTAATCACACTGCAATACATAGATGGATCAAAGCAACTCATCGTACACCCTAAGTTTacacaatgctatatgtcaaCTGTATCTcaatacaaataaatttaaaagaagaagaagaaatcaggGGCCTGGTTTAGGACATGACGAGTTTGAGACGGCTATCAGACGCCCCAGGGGTGACATCAAGGAGGCAGTCTGTCTGGGGTCTGGAGGTCGGGGGCgaggtctgggctggagagaGAGTTGAGGAGTGGTCAGCGTCTAGATGGCACTTCAAGCCCGAGGCCTGGACGTCATCATCAGGGAGTGAGCATAACTGCAGAGAGCCCCAGGGCCACACGACATGGACAGGCGGGTTGGCCGTGCCCAGATCGCCTTTCACCAGGTAGCGCAGCCCCCCGCCCCACAGAGCTCCGTGCTCCTTGCTGGTGGGACCTCTGACCTCTCCcgtgacctctcccctctctcccagggCCAGTGCTCCCAGATGTGCTTCAACATCTTCATCGTGGAGTCCGTGTGCGTGGGCTGGTTCTCCCTCGAGTTCCTCCTGCGGCTCGTCCAGGCGCCCAGCAAGCTGACCTTCCTGCGGAGCCCGCTGACGCTGATCGACATGGTGGCCATCCTGCCCTACTACGTCACCCTGCTGGTGGACGGCGCCGCCGCGGGCCGCCGCAAGTCGGGCGCGGGCAGCAGCTACCTGGAcaaggtggggctggcgctgcgGGTGCTGCGGGCGCTGCGCATCCTGTACGTCATGCGCCTGGCCCGCCACTCGCTGGGGCTGCAGACGCTGGGGCTCACGGCCCGCCGCTGCACCCGCGAGTTCGGGCTTCTGCTGCTCTTCCTCTGCGTCGCCATCGCCCTCTTTGCCCCGCTCCTCTATGTCATCGAGAACGAGATGGCCGACAGCCCCGAGTTCACCAGCATCCCTGCCTGCTACTGGTGGGCTGTCATCACCATGACGACTGTGGGCTATGGAGACATGGTACCCAGGAGCACACCCGGCCAGGTGGTGGCGCTCAGCAGCATCCTCAGTGGCATCCTCCTCATGGCCTTCCCGGTGACCTCCATCTTCCACACCTTCTCTCGCTCCTACCTGGAGCTCAAGCAGGAACAGGAGAGGGTGATGTTCCGGAGGGCCCAGTTCCTCATCAAAACCAAGTCGCAGCTGAGCAGCATGTCCCAGGACAGTGACATCTTGTTTGGAAGTGCCTCCTCGGACACCCAAGACAACAGCTGAGGCCAGAGGACACGCCTCGTCACCATCACCACCAGGACACCCTCAGCCCCGCCTGCCCTCTGCGGCTTGAAGCCATTGTCATCACTGCAGAAGCCCTGGAAGGCACGTGCCGCTTCTGAGCGCGGCCCTGGCATAGGACTGACTGGAACCACACCCCAGGGAGGACGTCGCACCATCCGCAGAGGGCCCTTGCCCTCCACAAGCGAAGAGGAAGCTGTCCTGACCCCAGCACACAGCTGCGaccgtccccccccccccacaccccagcccctgtgtctgtttccctcggTAAGGAGATGGCTTGTTCTTTCCACCATGTAAATAACATGCCCAGCAAAGACTTGCTTTATGGGTGTGCctagagaaaaatatacaaacagcagcagcagtgtgtctgtctgtctgtagtGTGGATCATATGCAATTAAAGAAAAcctttgaaaaagagagaaaaagcctTTTGTGGGGCTCTCTTAAGAGAGGAAACTGTCTCCCAGCAAAGCCAGCCAGTGTGGGTGCCAGAAGGAACGGGGCCTGTCTCCCTGGGTCTTTCCAGCCTGATGGGCCCCAGTGGGTTTGGAGGAAATGGGAGAAAACAGAGAGCTACCTTTGGGAAAACTGCTGGTAAATACTGCATTCCCTCTCTTGTTTGTCTCTGactcctcccacctccagcctctctttctccctttttccttttctcccatcctctgttctcctcttttgTACCTTAAGGCCTATTTTGCAAACTTTTCCCCCAAGACACCCCTAATAGTTGGGTGGACCCCAAGGGGCCTGTCAGCACTGCTGACCACAGGTGAAATCGCTTCATTTTGTCTCTAAAAACTAGTGTGGGTTTTTATTCTACtccacatttattttaatatttgaaaaaaatgctttaaatcaTTTACCTGAACCTAAATCGACACCTAGAGTGGGGTTGATGCTTCGGGAAGGTGGGCCATGGTCCCCaggaagtctgagaagcacagtCTGAAGCCCCCAAAGGCCTCGCTGTGCTCCCCGAAGACCTGCAGAGCCCCCGCCTGACCGGGAACAGCTCTCTGCCCTCACGTGGTATGGATGACGTGTGGTAGAGGGGGAACCCAGGCCAGCCCACCAGCTTGACTCAGCTGGCAGGGATCAGAGCCCCTCGGTGCCAGGATGGGGAGGGGCTTCAGCCCAGGTTGCAGTCACAAGTCTGTCTTCACCCTCAAAGATACGAAGATACGAAGATACGGCAGCATCACTTTCTTCTTCATTCCAAACCTCCTGCTGCCTTGGCCACGGCCCTCCCCTCGGCTGGCAGCAGAAAGCACTCTCTCAGAATCTGATCACACCGCTGCCCT
Protein-coding sequences here:
- the KCNG1 gene encoding potassium voltage-gated channel subfamily G member 1, which gives rise to MTLLPGDNSDYDYSALSCASDASIHPAFLPQRQSLKGVFYRRAQRLRPQDEPRQGGQPEDRRRQIIINVGGIKYSLPWTTLEEFPLTRLGQLKACTNFDDILNVCDDYDVTCNEFFFDRHPGAFGTILTFLRAGKLRLLREMCALSFQEELLYWGIAEDHLDGCCKRRYLQKVEEFAESVEQEDDDDPLASEDRDSEGPAGGEGRLGRCMRRLRDMVERPHSGLPGKVFACLSVLFVTVTAVNLSVSTLPSLREEEEQGQCSQMCFNIFIVESVCVGWFSLEFLLRLVQAPSKLTFLRSPLTLIDMVAILPYYVTLLVDGAAAGRRKSGAGSSYLDKVGLALRVLRALRILYVMRLARHSLGLQTLGLTARRCTREFGLLLLFLCVAIALFAPLLYVIENEMADSPEFTSIPACYWWAVITMTTVGYGDMVPRSTPGQVVALSSILSGILLMAFPVTSIFHTFSRSYLELKQEQERVMFRRAQFLIKTKSQLSSMSQDSDILFGSASSDTQDNS